The Pristis pectinata isolate sPriPec2 chromosome 10, sPriPec2.1.pri, whole genome shotgun sequence sequence aatcaccctcgtcacctcgtcaaaaaactcaatcaagttagtaaggcacgacttgccctgcacaaagcttgTCACTAATTAGGccttggttttccaaatgctcataaatcctatccttaagaatcctctccagtaaattccctaccactgacatgaaactcaccggtctatagttaccaggattatccctgtttcccttcttgaataatggaacgacattagctacctgccagtcctccagaacctcgcctgtggctagagaggacataaagatattggtcaaggccccagcaatctcatctcttgcctctctcaataacctggggtatatcccatcaggtcctggggacataTTCACCTCAaagctctttaagagacccaacaccacctcctcctttatctcaaaatgccccagcatattattgtgctccacactgatctccccatcctccacgtccttctccttggtaaatactgatgcaaagtactcattaaggacctcacccacatcctccacttccaagcacatgttccctcctttatccttgagtggtcctgtcctctccctagtcatcctcttgctcttgatgtatgtatagaatgccttgggattctctttaatcctatttgccaagaacttttcatggcccctcctggctatcctaattcccttcttgagttcctttctggcttctttataattctcaagtcCTCTGTTTGATCCTatcttcctaagctttacatacttctTCCAaatcttcttgactaaattcaccgccTCTCTCGACAtacaaggttctcttaccttgccatccttgtcgtTCCCTCTTAccggaacatacctgtcctgtattctgtgctgtcggtctttaaacatcctccacatgtcagatgtggacttgcccaaaaacagctgctcccaattaattctccctggttCCTGTCTAATTCCcatgtaatttgccctgctccaattgaatactctcctgcaaggtccatacttatccttacctACAGTTATCTTAGAACttaagttgtggtcactattccctaaatgttctcctactgaaaggtcagtcacttggccaggctcgttacccaacaccaggtccagtgtAGCCCCTCCTTTCGatagactatctacatattgatttaagaaatccTCCTGGGTGCACCtaacaagttctgccccatctaaacctcttacactaaggaagtcccagtttatattagggaagttgaagtcccccataacAACAACTCTGTTAGTTCCTCAATgttccggtggctattggggggtctgtagtataatcccatcagaacgattccacctttcttatttttgagttctactcaTATAGACTCAGAGGAGACATAATGgcaagccctccattatgtcccctctggttgtccctgattagtagtgcaacttccccactcttttacctccccctctatcctttctaaaactttgaaaccctggaacattaagtatccattcctgtccctctctcaaccaagtctctgttatggccacaacattatagttccatgtattgatccatgctctaagttcatcacccttacccacaATATTCCtaacattcaaatacacacacttcaaactgtccatcccatcgtgtctattactttgctcctgcctgtttttactggccctgacatcttcctccctctcaatccctccactttctgacccagtgctctggttcccatccccctgccgaactagtttaaaccctcctgagtagtacTGgtgaacctcccagccaggatattggttgaggtgcaacccgtccttcttgtacaggtcaccactgccccagaagaggttccaatgatccaagaacctgaaaccctgccccctgcaccagtacctcagccactcattcatccaTTCtacctttctattcctgccctgactagcacgtggcactgggagtaatgcagagattactaccttggaggtcctgctcttcagcctctttcctaactccttatactcactgcgcaggaaTGCAGATACTCATTTCCCCCtttccacctatgtcattggtaccaacatgcaccacggcctctggctgctcaccctcccccttgagaatattctgcagccgctctgagacatccttgaccctggcatctgggaggcaacacactatcctggtgtctcttttgcggccacagaatctcctgtctgttcccctaactattgagtatcctatcactattgctctgcctgactttacccttccctgctgagctgcACAGTGGTCACAGTGctactgacctggctgctgctgctgtgccctgataggacATCCCCCAGCattatccaaaggggtatacttgttgttGAGGgttatggccacaggggaaccctgcatgaactgcttactccccttgcttctcctggtggtcacccatctatctgaagcctgtaccctgggtgtgaccacctcagtaaaagtctcatgaTAGATTCCCAACACATAAAGCAACTTGTCATTGTGAGTTCCATGTAATGTATCAATTCATCATGGTAGGTTCCTGACCCTTATCCAATATCATGCTTTGATGGGAGTGAATATGTGTAGATACCAAACACTAAACAACTTCTACACTATACATAAGTTTCCAGTACTGGTCAAATTAAATATCATTGCTTCCCAGGGCTGGAAAattcttcattatagattccaaatACTGTATTAATTTATCCCAGGTTCCAGCACTGGATTGATATATTATTGCATGCTCCATTCACTGTATCATTTCATCACTGGTTTGTTGTGACTGCACCATATCAAATTAACATAATAAATTCTCTGCACTGAATCACTTTATCTTCATAGATTCCCAAATGGTAtcaatcatagaacacagaacaggcccttcagcccacaatgttgtgtcgacatagctaatccctcctccctacagaatgcccatatccctctattttcctctcattcatgtgctcatccaagcccctcttaaaagctcccaatgaatttgcctccaccaccctatcaggcaacgcattccaggcatccactgctctctcagtaaaaaaacgtccccctcacgtctgttctgaatctaacccctctcaccttaaattcatgccctctggtattggatcactccaataccaatgggaaaaagatattgcttgtccaccctatctacgcccctcataattttatacacttccaacagatcacccctcagcctcctccactccagggaaagagcccaagtttgtccagcctctcctgatagcacatgccctctaatccaggcagcatcctagtaaacctcttctgcaccctctctaaagccccgtcatccttcctatagtgaggtgaccagaattgacgcaatgctctaaatgcggcctaaccagagttctatagagatgcatcataatttcttgactcctatactcaatacctcaattaatgaaagcaagcattccataagccgccttaaccatcctatctacctgtgtagccacttttaatGAGCCATggtcttgcaccccaaggtcttcctgctcttcaacactgttaagagtcttgccctttagagtgtactgcctcttgacactagtcctaccaaggtgcaacacctcacatttatccaggttaaactccatctgccatttctctgcccacatctgcagctgacctacatcacgctgtatccgtcgccagtcttctacactattcacaactccaccaatcttggtatcgtctgcaaactcactaacccacccatcaacatactcatccaggtcatttatgtacatcacaaatagcagagatcccagtacagatccctgcggaacaccactactcacaggcctccagcctgaataaggcccctcaaccaccaccctttgtcttctacaggcaagccagttctggatccacacagccaattctccactgaccccatgcatccgaactttcttgattaacctattatgtgggaccttgtcaaataccttactgaagtccatatagatgacatccacagctcttccTTCAGCAGTCTCCCTCATCACATTGTcagaaaactcaaccaggttagtaagacacaacttgcccctcgcaaagccatgctggctttccctaatcaagccattggattccagatgctcatatattcTATGTCTAAGAATTTTCtctagcaatttccctacaaccgatgtgagactcaccagtctatagttccctggattttcccttgttcctttcttaaatagaggaacaacattagccactcaccagtcctccgggacctcacctgtggtcaaagaggacacacaGATACTGAGCAAGGCCCCAGCggtttcctctcttgcctccctcggtaacctggggtatatcccatcgggccccagagacttatccaccttaatactgtttgggagacctaacactacctcctccttgacctctaaatgccctaacatgtttatgTCCTCAGTTCCAacttctgcgtcctgcatgtctctttcctgggtaaatactgaagagaaatattcattcagaacctcacccacatcctctgcatccaaacatagatgcccttctttatccttaagttgtcctaccctttccctcattatcctcttattccttatgtagctatagaatgcctttggattctctttaatcctatttgctaaggacttttcatggcccctcctggctttcttaattcctttcctgagtacatttctagcttctctatagtcctcacatgctctatctgatcctaacttccgaagctctacatacttgtccctTTTCTTCTtaactaagttcatcacttctctggacgtccaaggttcccttattttgccgttcatgtccttccttctaatcgggtcctgtaccctatgtatttgatccttaaacactttccacatgttcgacatggacttgccagcaagaaggtgttcccagtttactctacctagttcctgccttatgccttcataattagccctgttCCAATTTAAAACTCTCCCGCTAGCCCCATATCTATCTTTACCTACAGCTATCCTGAaggttaatgagctgtggtcactgttccccaattgctcacccactgataggtgagtcacctggccaggctcattacccaacactaggtccagaatagcctctccccttgttggactgtcaacatattgatttaagaacccctcctggatacacctaacaaattctgccccatctaacctccttgcactaaaaaggtcccaatttatattagggaagttgaagtctcccatgatcacaaccctgtaattttacacatttccctaatctgtttgcatatgtGTTCCTCaatggtggctattgggaggtctatagtacacccccaagagagtgattgcactcttcctattcctgagttctacccacagAGACTGTGTTCGAGCTCCCCATTACGTAtccccggagtgcagctgatataatATCTCTAAtgagtattgcaactcctccccctctcctaccgccctctctattcttcctaaaacttcgaaaACCTGgtacatcaatcacccattcctgtccctccctcaaccaagtctctgtaatgggcaCAGCATCATAGTTCTATCTATCAATAGATTCAAAGATTTGCTTCAATTTAGCATTATACATTCCCATCAATAGAAAATTTATCACCAAAAGTCTCAGGACTGTATCTAAGCATCTTAGATTCACAGCAATTGTTCAGTTGTTTTAAACAGATTCCCAGCAATGTATTTATAGTCCCACCACATTTTCAAACTCAAGATTATAGATCCCCAGCACTTTATCAATTTATTATCTTCTTGATAATTTTAGGTGCCTGGGATTGTACCAAATTATCTACAGGGGTTCCCAATGCTCTACGTATTTATTAACACTGGATTATTTTATCCTTGCATGTTCTCACCATTTGAGCATTCTTCATTGTATGCGGAAAGCAATGATCATACATGTATCTCCAGGAAATGCAATGATCATACATGTACCTCCACAGAGCTCCATTCTTTTCTCCAGTCAAAACGTCAAATCTAGCACCACTTTATGGCTCTTAATCCCTTAAGAAATCACATGCTGAAGTTATCACTGCTCAAAGCCACCAGCCTGTGCTTTCTACCGTCGTTATGCTGTGCTTTATCAACTTGCGCATCTATTGCTCCCTTTTTTGCTGCTACCTTATCAAAGGACTCTCAAAACAGTTCAAAACCAGCCAGAtaatggagattttaaaaaatcacacaaTGAActacaggagcaggaggaagacATTCAgtctcccaagtccttttgttcATTTAAATGCATCATGACTGACCTCTGGCTGCCCCCATGGTAGCATGACTCATTATTGCCTTGCTCGTTAACCTCTGTCAAACTCAATTTTCAGATGCTCTATTCAGTCCCAGGCTCAACAACATTTTGAGGGAGCGGATTCCAGATTTTCACGATGCTTTGTGTGAAGGAATTATTGACATCACACCTCACTCCAGTTTTAATCTCAGTTAGACTCCCCTGCTGGAGGAATGAATTTTGTCCTCCATCTGCCCTGTTGAATTTTCCACTCATGTTACACAAGGCGAGAAGGGGTTTCAGCTAAGCTGAGCTGTTTTTTTCAGAAGCAGTAGTACAGCATTACCAAAGTGAAAGGGGGtgaaattttaaatgcaaattctaTTCCATCTATTGAATTTctgcggagacacaagagattctacagatgccggaatctagagcaacgcacacaaaatgctggaggaactcagcaggtcaggcagcatccgtggagggaaataaacagttgacgtttcaggccgagaccctacatcaggactggaaaggaaaagggcagaagccagaaataagacggtggggggagggagaggagcacacgctggcaggtggtaggtgggtccaggtgagagggggaaggtaggtgggtgggggagggaggagatggaagaaactgagaggtgatgggcaggagaggcaaagggctgaagaagagggagTCCAgtagcagagggcagtggaccacggaataaagggaaggaggtggggaatgaggggcaggtcatgagggcaggggaaggggaaagagaaggggtgaggggggggtcacAGGAACGAGGAAAGACAGAAGTaggggggtgggagaagaggggaggggttaccgtaagttagagaaatcaacgttgaggctgtcagattggaggaacaacacctcgtattccaccgtGGTCGTCTCCAtctactccccacctccttccttttattccccccacctaccttcccccctcacctggactcgcctatcccctgcctgcgtgtgatcctccccctccccccaccttcttattctggcttctgcccctcttcctttccagccctgatgaagggcgTCAACCCAAAGAGTCAACTGCTTATTTtgcgccatagatgctgcctgacctgctgagttcctccagcactttgtgtgtgtgtcagcGTGCGTgcgtgtgagcgtgtgtgtgagcgcacgtgtgtgcgcgcgtgtgcgctGCTATTGAATTTCTGCAATGTTTTATACTAGTCTGTAAAACATCCAACCCATAAAACTGTTCAGATGCCAGGTCAAATGAATCACCATACTATGTTTCTATAATTCATGGGTTTTCAAGGAACCCCTTAAGGTTCAAGTTTTTCAAAGGTACAAAGACAATAATAGGAACTTTTTTTCAGCTAGTTATGGTTCTGTGCAGTTTAAGTCATTTTCAATTATCAAAGTAGGGTTACACACTGTTGGTGAATTAAACCCTCTAATTAAAatgctgatttttgtttcaaaaaccCCATTTTCAGTTTTACCAACAAAAGTAAACCAGTGCAATAGTTTTAGCAGCAAGAAAATAATCATTCTAAAATGCTGCCCAATTTGCTGCTTCCCGTGATTTTACAATTTGAGCAGGAACTGGACAAGAATGCCTCCTGCAAGCCAGTGGAAGTTTGGGCACAGTTTGTGCCTGCTTTTGTGACTGTGCCCTGGAAACTCTCGGCCATCAGTTGGCTGTCCCCTCAATCGTCAACGCTCAAGGCCAGTCCACGTGACTTAACCTTTCAACCATGCttacagcctggtgaatctcacaGCTCAGCTCAAAACCAGCCAGGGATTGAAATCAACCAACAAAACAGTGGAGTTTCCTCGGATTTCCTCCCAGAGACCTGGCAATTGCCAGGAATGTTGGGTGTTTTCTGACAAGCCATTTCACTCCGTTAAAAGCTTCTCCTCATTTCCCCAGGGCCTAACCTTTAAAGTGAACGAAACTGGTGACCACCAGGTTGGTGCTGGGGCTCAGGCCGGTCACCAGGTTGTCCAGCCGGCCAGCCGTCGCTCTGTGGATGAGGTTGTTGATGGACTCTTCCGCCATTTGGGGCTGGCGGAAGTTGACGGCTCCCAGCCGTACCTCGGGATGAAAGTGCCGGAGTTGGCGGGCAAAGGTCCGGCGGAGCCGCAGACCCTCCTGGAAGACCATCCAGCTGCCGGTGGACAGGGAGCTGCGATGATGGGTGAGGATATCCCGGAGGAGCAGCCGGAAGTGCCAACGCATGTCGTGAGAGCGCTGGCTGCCGCTGATCCCGCCGCACCCATTGTCCGAGAAGCCCAAGATCTCCTGGAGGCTGTCGGCAGTGGAGCCCTGTGCACCCAAGGACAGAGCCGCCAGGATCACATGGAGGTACATGGGGAAGAGCATGGTGACCCCTGACACCTCCCGCGAGGTCCAGTGGGATAACCAGGCACAGCCGAGAGAGGCCTGGAGACTGGATAAATAGTTCCGCTTCCTGACGTCGGGCTtcacttcttcctcctcctcctcttcccaccaCATCTCCCCTGAGCCATTGACTTGGGTCTCATTATCTCCAATCAACCCAGGCAGGAAGCCGTCCTCCCCGTCCACCTCCGCCGGCGGCGTCGATATGTTGCAGGTAATCATAGAAAATGGGTGAATGTACGGCCGCACTGTTGCTCCTGGTTCCAAGAGGGTCCCAATCCAGAGAAGGGAGAGGATCAGCTTCATGGTCTTCCCCTTCTCAACCAACGCTGGAATCAGAGAGGGGAAACATCCATTAATTACCTCACAGCGTTGCCATAGTAACAGTGTCCTAAGGCATTTCTCAGGAAGACAATGAAACAACATTGGTCGAGGGGGCCACACGGGACAACCTTGGTCAAAGAGAGAAGTTTTAAGGAGGAGCCGAGAAGATAtttcttgtgggagagtctataGCAAGTGGTCATAGTTTAAAAATAACATGTTGTCCACTGAGGACAGGAggcagcaacttttttttatctcTTGAAGGCTTTTGTGAGTCTTTGCAACTCCTCTTcaaggggcagtggaagcagaacctttggatattcttaaggcagagttagatagaGATTTGATGAAAGGTTGGTAGGAATGTGGAGCTGGAGTTACAATCGGATCACCTGTGATCTTATTaactggtggagcaggttcaagggaccAAGTGACCATCTCCTGCTCTAATTCATATGTCTCTATGAGGGAAGTGGTCAGGTGGAGAGCTCAGGactgggcagctgaaggcacaaccacCAGTATTTGAGTGTAagaatgttcaggaaagtttgagGAAAGTCCTTGGAGAATTGTTTAGCTGGAAGTAAGAAGTCACATATGtaggaagggaggtggtggagggtgagAGTTTTAAATTTAATGCATTGCCAGAGAACCAAAATAGGCCACAAGGCCATCAGGATGATCCTATTGGCCTGTCTGTCAGTAACTTTCGAGGTAATCTGGGAAGGCTATAATGCTTCACAGAATGACATAGCATAAAGAgtg is a genomic window containing:
- the agt gene encoding angiotensinogen isoform X2, giving the protein MKLILSLLWIGTLLEPGATVRPYIHPFSMITCNISTPPAEVDGEDGFLPGLIGDNETQVNGSGEMWWEEEEEEEVKPDVRKRNYLSSLQASLGCAWLSHWTSREVSGVTMLFPMYLHVILAALSLGAQGSTADSLQEILGFSDNGCGGISGSQRSHDMRWHFRLLLRDILTHHRSSLSTGSWMVFQEGLRLRRTFARQLRHFHPEVRLGAVNFRQPQMAEESINNLIHRATAGRLDNLVTGLSPSTNLVVTSFVHFKGKWKTRSQCHGTELQDFFNDAGDKTQVLMMIWCGWLQYKTASNYTLIQLPMSETMYMILIQTVQPATMEEIMKMLPVDKTVKDFQTGLYIALFLKSRKMRKSKPLQKILQSATQPQQRLDLTSHLFSEFMMGHWTCCCFLEV
- the agt gene encoding angiotensinogen isoform X1 — translated: MKLILSLLWIGTLLEPGATVRPYIHPFSMITCNISTPPAEVDGEDGFLPGLIGDNETQVNGSGEMWWEEEEEEEVKPDVRKRNYLSSLQASLGCAWLSHWTSREVSGVTMLFPMYLHVILAALSLGAQGSTADSLQEILGFSDNGCGGISGSQRSHDMRWHFRLLLRDILTHHRSSLSTGSWMVFQEGLRLRRTFARQLRHFHPEVRLGAVNFRQPQMAEESINNLIHRATAGRLDNLVTGLSPSTNLVVTSFVHFKGKWKTRSQCHGTELQDFFNDAGDKTQVLMMIWCGWLQYKTASNYTLIQLPMSETMYMILIQTVQPATMEEIMKMLPVDKTVKDFQTGFVRLVMPRFAWEGTYNVKEKLSQVPEMLGGQADFSRLSSAQQLVPEQVIHSIIFEVTEDEEEQTTAEDLAVSNTTTTEIRFNKPFVFRVYDGALDMLLFLGSVKRFPLKSELKIF